Proteins from one Sphingopyxis terrae subsp. terrae NBRC 15098 genomic window:
- a CDS encoding heme exporter protein CcmB, with protein MTALLALFWRDLRRAWGSGALWLPVVFFLLVATAFPFAVGPDAPLLARTGGGMLWVAALLAALLPIDRLIRPDKDAGVLDQLAVRGVADEVVAAVKIAAHAIGFGLPLLIALLPAAALLAQDAARVATIATGLAIAIPALASLAVLSAALTANLKGGNAIGGLLVLPLAVPLLIFGAGMLDPSGRGATKLLAAASLLLTVIGPFAAGAALRGLRE; from the coding sequence ATGACCGCATTGCTCGCGCTCTTCTGGCGCGACCTGCGCCGCGCCTGGGGCAGCGGCGCGCTTTGGCTGCCCGTCGTTTTCTTCCTGCTCGTCGCGACCGCCTTTCCCTTCGCGGTGGGCCCCGACGCGCCGCTGCTCGCGCGCACGGGGGGCGGCATGCTGTGGGTCGCGGCGCTGCTCGCGGCGCTACTGCCGATCGACCGGCTGATCCGCCCCGATAAGGATGCGGGCGTGCTCGATCAGCTTGCGGTGCGCGGCGTCGCTGACGAGGTCGTCGCGGCGGTCAAAATCGCCGCCCATGCGATCGGCTTCGGGTTGCCGTTGCTGATTGCACTGTTACCCGCCGCGGCGCTGCTCGCGCAGGACGCGGCGCGCGTCGCGACGATCGCCACCGGCCTCGCCATCGCCATCCCCGCCCTCGCCTCGCTCGCGGTACTCAGCGCCGCGCTCACGGCGAACCTCAAGGGCGGCAATGCGATCGGCGGGCTGCTCGTCCTGCCGCTCGCGGTGCCGCTGCTGATCTTCGGCGCCGGAATGCTCGATCCATCGGGCCGCGGCGCGACGAAACTGCTCGCTGCTGCCAGCCTGCTGCTGACGGTGATCGGCCCCTTCGCGGCGGGGGCGGCATTGCGAGGCTTGCGGGAATAG